The following proteins are encoded in a genomic region of Acidobacteriota bacterium:
- a CDS encoding BrxA/BrxB family bacilliredoxin produces MPYPEMMIYGMRAELAELGIEEAKTSEAVVEAIENTKGTLMVVVNSVCGCAAGGVRPGIAMALQNSENKPDRAITVFAGADIDATDTAREHFTGYAPSSPAIGFIQDGKLVQMFERRDLEGRNPMVIAQALIETFDTHCAKTEAANN; encoded by the coding sequence ATGCCATACCCAGAAATGATGATCTACGGAATGCGTGCTGAGCTCGCGGAACTCGGGATCGAAGAAGCAAAAACCAGTGAAGCAGTGGTCGAAGCCATAGAAAACACAAAAGGCACATTGATGGTCGTCGTCAATTCGGTCTGCGGCTGCGCTGCTGGCGGAGTCCGTCCGGGCATCGCGATGGCCCTGCAGAATTCGGAGAACAAACCTGACCGAGCCATCACCGTGTTTGCGGGTGCCGACATTGACGCCACCGACACGGCACGTGAGCATTTTACAGGTTATGCACCGTCATCGCCGGCGATCGGCTTTATTCAAGACGGCAAGCTCGTGCAGATGTTCGAACGCCGCGACCTCGAAGGCCGCAATCCGATGGTGATCGCTCAGGCATTGATCGAAACGTTTGATACGCATTGCGCGAAAACCGAAGCCGCAAACAACTAG
- a CDS encoding PilZ domain-containing protein, with translation MSISQRQHVRFSLDIPAWIFNKNGEKQETRLQQISIGGCFTGWEENIYIGDEFRMEIPLPNGNFLPLACKALYRFEDTGIGVRFTDVSQFEQSLISNIIAHRLDEEGVPLQIDPFHTPPSFVAEQPSPRVTDIRQKRDSILEHIMAPE, from the coding sequence ATGTCCATCAGCCAAAGACAACATGTTCGGTTCTCGCTCGATATACCAGCATGGATATTCAACAAGAACGGCGAAAAACAAGAGACGCGGCTCCAGCAGATCTCGATCGGCGGCTGCTTTACAGGCTGGGAAGAAAATATCTACATCGGCGATGAATTTCGTATGGAGATCCCGCTGCCCAATGGCAACTTTCTCCCGCTGGCATGCAAAGCCTTATACCGTTTCGAAGATACGGGCATCGGCGTCCGGTTCACCGACGTTTCGCAGTTCGAACAATCGCTGATTTCAAATATCATCGCCCATCGCCTCGACGAAGAGGGCGTGCCGCTCCAGATCGATCCGTTTCACACGCCGCCCTCATTCGTGGCCGAACAACCAAGCCCACGTGTGACCGACATACGGCAGAAACGCGACAGCATCCTCGAACACATCATGGCTCCGGAATAG
- a CDS encoding nuclear transport factor 2 family protein, which yields MKFNHILTAFILSMAVCVSVSQAQSKDDHALKAIVSQMVTAQTEYDAKTIDSILTADYIEISPVGEFDPREKVLGFYSPEAKAAAAKVKTSVEAAEHSIRNYGKLAIVIVRLNYTMTTDGKPMPPRSIRATYVLKKDRDLWKIASAQYTGIRPPQPPKPQ from the coding sequence ATGAAGTTCAACCATATACTCACTGCATTTATTCTCTCGATGGCCGTTTGCGTGTCCGTTTCGCAGGCGCAAAGCAAGGACGACCACGCACTCAAAGCGATCGTCAGCCAAATGGTAACTGCCCAAACCGAATACGACGCCAAGACCATCGACAGCATCCTTACGGCTGATTACATCGAGATCTCGCCGGTCGGCGAATTTGATCCGCGGGAAAAGGTCCTCGGTTTTTACTCGCCGGAGGCAAAGGCTGCGGCGGCGAAAGTAAAGACTTCCGTCGAGGCGGCCGAGCACTCGATCCGCAATTACGGCAAATTGGCTATCGTCATCGTGCGGCTCAATTACACAATGACGACCGACGGCAAACCGATGCCGCCGCGTAGCATTCGAGCAACGTATGTTTTGAAAAAGGACAGAGATTTGTGGAAAATAGCCTCGGCTCAATATACGGGAATTCGACCGCCGCAGCCGCCAAAGCCGCAATAA
- the radA gene encoding DNA repair protein RadA: MAKQPTTIWACQNCGGQSRKWLGQCPECGEWNTLVEERFRPAAEAKAATGFGKSFRETAPIPYDNIESQDDARTSTGIDELDRVLGGGIVAGSLVLIGGAPGIGKSTIVIQMADKLGRSGGKVLYVSGEESERQIKMRGERLGLTADNLFLLPETNLQTIIAETDKLRPDFVIVDSIQTVFSERIESAPGSVSQVRDVAAQFMIFAKQTGTPVFLTGHVTKEGSIAGPKTLEHIVDTVLYFEGDRHHNHRIIRATKNRFGAANEIGVFEMTNAGLVPVGNPSELFLQERPENATGSVVTVCMEGTRPMLVEVQALVSSTKFGTARRMTQGFDHNRASLLIAVLEKQVGLQLAGDDVFVNIAGGMEIDEPAADLGIIAAIASSFRNIQVPPETAVFGEVGLTGEVRGVLQAQARAREAQVLGFKKLILPESNKKGLEKLLGIRVVGVKNLEQAMDELF; the protein is encoded by the coding sequence ATGGCAAAGCAACCGACAACAATTTGGGCCTGTCAGAACTGCGGCGGGCAATCGCGAAAATGGCTCGGGCAATGCCCCGAATGCGGCGAGTGGAACACGCTCGTCGAGGAACGATTTCGGCCTGCGGCTGAGGCAAAGGCAGCAACCGGATTTGGAAAATCGTTTCGCGAAACAGCACCGATCCCCTATGACAATATCGAATCACAGGACGACGCCCGCACCTCGACCGGCATCGACGAACTAGACCGCGTCCTCGGCGGCGGCATCGTCGCGGGCTCACTCGTTCTGATCGGTGGCGCTCCGGGAATCGGGAAATCGACGATCGTTATCCAAATGGCCGATAAACTCGGCCGCAGCGGCGGCAAGGTCCTCTACGTTTCCGGCGAAGAATCGGAACGCCAAATAAAGATGCGCGGCGAACGCCTCGGACTCACGGCCGACAATCTCTTTCTACTGCCCGAGACCAATCTACAGACGATCATCGCGGAGACCGACAAACTGCGGCCCGATTTTGTCATCGTCGATTCGATCCAGACCGTTTTCAGCGAACGTATCGAGTCGGCTCCCGGCAGCGTTTCGCAGGTTCGCGATGTGGCGGCGCAGTTTATGATATTCGCTAAACAAACCGGAACGCCAGTCTTCCTCACCGGACACGTCACAAAAGAAGGCTCGATCGCCGGCCCGAAAACGCTCGAACACATCGTCGACACCGTCCTCTATTTCGAAGGCGACCGCCACCACAATCACCGCATCATTCGCGCGACCAAGAACCGCTTTGGTGCGGCAAACGAGATCGGCGTTTTCGAGATGACCAACGCGGGCCTGGTTCCGGTAGGTAACCCGTCCGAACTTTTTCTACAGGAACGCCCCGAGAACGCGACCGGCTCGGTCGTCACCGTCTGTATGGAAGGCACCCGGCCGATGCTGGTCGAGGTACAGGCCTTGGTAAGCAGTACAAAATTTGGCACGGCACGGCGAATGACACAGGGATTCGACCACAATCGAGCGTCGCTGCTGATCGCCGTTTTAGAGAAACAGGTCGGCCTGCAACTCGCTGGCGACGACGTTTTCGTCAACATCGCGGGCGGAATGGAGATCGACGAACCCGCCGCCGACCTTGGCATCATCGCCGCCATCGCGTCGAGTTTCCGAAACATCCAGGTCCCGCCCGAAACCGCCGTCTTCGGCGAAGTCGGCCTCACGGGCGAAGTCCGCGGCGTCCTCCAGGCCCAAGCCCGGGCCCGCGAAGCTCAGGTTTTAGGATTTAAGAAACTGATATTGCCAGAATCGAATAAGAAAGGTCTCGAGAAACTATTGGGAATACGTGTTGTCGGTGTGAAGAATTTAGAACAGGCGATGGACGAGCTGTTTTAG
- a CDS encoding TRAM domain-containing protein codes for MKADVIIIRVGFVLLLGIVGYFLNPLSKSSHLADIFGDSVRSKQLVSAAFGLIVGLMIIGFEVRARRASLKTLIGAAIGSIGGIIGAYLIGMLISSQDINTVPGELKTFLTIALAFFMGYIGLMVGAAKGDFIDLAALGGVFSDKNVKRDYKILDTSVIIDGRIADVSETGFLGGTLIIPHFILAELQQVADSADSSKRQRGRRGLDMLQRLRNNSNLDIQLVETDFPNVKEVDLKLIELGKQLDAVIVTNDFNLNKVSELRGVSVLNINELANALKPVVLPGEAMRVFVLKEGKEYNQGVAYLDDGTMVVVDNARKLIGKTADIAVTSVLQTTAGKMIFGRLWEEKEENGDSHVGIHDSRSMGFRKATRELRQTTIIEEID; via the coding sequence ATGAAAGCAGATGTCATCATTATCAGAGTTGGATTTGTATTGCTGCTCGGCATAGTCGGGTACTTTCTGAATCCACTGTCGAAGAGCAGCCATTTGGCTGACATCTTCGGCGATAGTGTGCGTTCGAAACAGCTAGTTTCAGCTGCTTTTGGATTGATCGTCGGTCTGATGATCATAGGGTTTGAGGTGCGGGCCCGACGAGCTTCGCTCAAAACTTTGATCGGGGCGGCTATCGGTTCTATCGGTGGGATCATCGGTGCATATCTGATCGGGATGCTCATCAGCAGCCAGGATATCAATACCGTCCCGGGCGAACTCAAGACCTTTCTCACGATCGCACTCGCGTTCTTTATGGGCTATATCGGCTTGATGGTCGGTGCGGCAAAAGGTGATTTTATTGATCTCGCAGCTCTCGGCGGCGTTTTTAGCGATAAGAACGTGAAGCGGGATTACAAGATCTTAGACACATCGGTGATCATCGATGGGCGTATCGCCGACGTTTCGGAGACCGGGTTTCTCGGCGGCACGCTGATAATTCCTCATTTTATTCTGGCTGAATTGCAGCAGGTCGCTGACTCGGCGGATTCGTCAAAACGCCAACGCGGACGCCGCGGACTCGACATGCTTCAGCGGCTGCGTAACAACAGCAATCTGGATATCCAACTGGTTGAGACGGATTTTCCCAACGTCAAAGAGGTCGATCTTAAGTTGATCGAGCTCGGCAAACAGCTGGACGCCGTCATCGTGACGAACGATTTCAATCTCAATAAGGTCTCGGAGCTTCGCGGCGTTTCTGTTCTCAACATAAATGAACTGGCGAACGCTCTCAAACCGGTCGTTCTGCCTGGCGAAGCGATGCGTGTTTTCGTCCTGAAAGAGGGCAAGGAATACAATCAGGGTGTCGCTTATCTCGATGACGGCACTATGGTCGTGGTCGATAATGCCCGCAAACTGATCGGTAAGACTGCTGATATTGCCGTCACCAGCGTTCTGCAAACCACCGCCGGCAAGATGATATTCGGCCGCCTCTGGGAAGAAAAAGAAGAGAACGGCGACAGCCACGTCGGCATACACGATTCGCGTTCTATGGGATTTCGCAAAGCCACACGTGAATTGAGACAGACGACGATCATTGAGGAAATTGACTAG
- the ispD gene encoding 2-C-methyl-D-erythritol 4-phosphate cytidylyltransferase has translation MNTAIIVAAGSGSRFGSAIPKQFAVLCGKPVIIHTIERFEACDAIDEIVLVLSESGIEQFQISNFRSEIKKLKKIVSGGASRTESVRNGLDAVDPSTEFVAVHDGARPLVTSREIARTVEKALESGAACLVAEVTDTIKKIDDGHIAGTVDRNSLRRALTPQAFRYDLLKRAFEGADLNDSVTDECYLVEKLGIKISIVEGSSRNIKITKPDDLLFAESVITAEAGY, from the coding sequence GTGAATACCGCCATTATCGTGGCTGCCGGCAGCGGAAGCCGATTTGGTTCCGCCATACCAAAGCAATTTGCCGTTCTCTGCGGCAAACCCGTTATCATCCATACGATCGAGCGATTTGAGGCTTGCGACGCGATCGACGAGATCGTGCTTGTATTATCTGAGTCCGGAATAGAGCAATTCCAGATCTCAAATTTCAGGTCTGAAATTAAAAAGCTAAAAAAGATCGTCTCGGGCGGAGCGAGCCGGACCGAGTCTGTCCGAAACGGTCTCGACGCAGTTGATCCATCCACCGAGTTCGTCGCTGTCCACGACGGTGCAAGACCGCTGGTCACATCCCGTGAGATCGCCCGGACGGTGGAAAAAGCTCTTGAGTCAGGGGCTGCATGTCTGGTTGCGGAGGTGACGGACACTATAAAAAAGATAGACGATGGCCACATCGCGGGTACGGTCGACCGCAACAGCTTGCGCCGGGCGTTGACGCCGCAGGCATTTCGATACGACCTGTTAAAACGGGCATTCGAAGGGGCTGATCTAAATGATTCGGTGACCGATGAGTGTTATCTAGTCGAGAAACTGGGCATTAAGATATCAATTGTTGAAGGAAGTTCTCGCAACATCAAGATAACTAAGCCGGACGATCTGTTATTTGCCGAGTCGGTAATTACAGCTGAAGCCGGATATTAA
- a CDS encoding 2-C-methyl-D-erythritol 2,4-cyclodiphosphate synthase, whose amino-acid sequence MFRIGFGTDIHRLVAGRLLVIGGVEIESDLGADGHSDADVLMHAAVDAVLGALALGDIGTHFPNTDERWRNVESSQFVRYAVELIREKGYSIVNFDSVVDLESPKLRPHIDKMRANLAGALGVEMESVSVKAKTGEAVDAVGERQAVRAEAVVLVSNKF is encoded by the coding sequence ATGTTTAGGATCGGATTTGGAACAGATATTCATCGGCTGGTTGCCGGACGACTGCTCGTCATCGGCGGCGTTGAGATAGAGTCGGACCTCGGTGCGGATGGGCATTCGGATGCGGATGTGCTGATGCATGCGGCGGTTGACGCGGTGCTTGGTGCTCTTGCTCTCGGCGATATTGGTACGCATTTTCCGAACACGGACGAACGCTGGCGGAATGTAGAAAGCTCGCAGTTTGTAAGGTATGCAGTCGAATTGATCAGGGAAAAGGGCTATTCGATAGTCAATTTTGATTCGGTCGTAGATCTCGAATCGCCAAAGCTTCGTCCTCACATCGATAAAATGCGAGCAAATCTGGCTGGAGCTCTCGGCGTCGAGATGGAAAGTGTGAGCGTTAAAGCAAAGACCGGCGAAGCGGTCGATGCCGTGGGCGAACGGCAGGCGGTTCGGGCCGAGGCGGTTGTCTTAGTTTCCAACAAATTTTAA
- a CDS encoding thymidine phosphorylase, with amino-acid sequence MRPQEIIAKKRDGKILSDVEIGLFIDGVCDGSWADYQISALVMAMFMGGMNQREQDAITRAMLESGTVMDFSDIDAPKADKHSTGGVGDKTSLVIAPIAAACGIAVPMISGRGLGHTGGTLDKLEAIPGFNVNLSFPKFKKILKTCGMALAGQTKDIAPADKKIYALRDATATVPTIPLIVASIMSKKLAEGLDALVLDVKTGSGAFITEFARSKQLAEALCKTGISFGVNTEALVTDMSEPLGKYVGNALETFECLKILRGETDEAMTPTLDLSIELTANMLVQTRMAATLKDARARIEQVLNSGAALERFRQNIELQGGDPSICDKPEKLLTKGLRKHEIISPSGGYVAEIDALSVGQAVRDIGGGRVKAEDTVDHAVGYELSTKIGSKVKKGDILGIVLTRTAADAKLISEKLHNAYKISAEIPKIRKLIRARV; translated from the coding sequence ATGCGGCCACAGGAAATAATTGCGAAAAAGCGGGACGGAAAGATCCTTTCGGACGTTGAGATCGGGCTGTTCATCGACGGCGTTTGCGACGGTTCGTGGGCGGATTATCAGATATCTGCGCTTGTGATGGCGATGTTCATGGGCGGGATGAACCAGCGTGAACAGGATGCGATCACGCGTGCGATGCTCGAATCCGGCACGGTAATGGATTTCTCTGACATTGACGCACCGAAAGCCGACAAACACTCGACCGGCGGCGTCGGTGATAAGACCTCGCTGGTCATTGCACCTATTGCCGCGGCGTGCGGCATTGCGGTTCCGATGATCTCTGGACGTGGGCTCGGGCATACGGGCGGGACACTTGATAAGCTCGAGGCGATTCCCGGATTTAATGTAAACCTGTCATTTCCAAAGTTTAAGAAGATCCTCAAGACATGCGGGATGGCTCTTGCCGGTCAGACAAAAGACATTGCTCCGGCCGATAAAAAGATCTATGCACTGCGTGACGCGACCGCGACCGTGCCGACCATCCCGCTGATCGTGGCGTCGATAATGTCGAAGAAACTCGCAGAAGGGTTAGACGCTTTGGTGCTTGATGTAAAGACGGGCTCAGGTGCGTTTATCACAGAATTTGCCAGATCTAAGCAGCTTGCAGAGGCGCTGTGCAAAACCGGCATCTCGTTCGGCGTTAATACCGAGGCGCTTGTTACTGATATGAGCGAACCGCTCGGAAAATACGTCGGCAACGCTCTCGAAACATTCGAATGCCTGAAAATACTACGGGGCGAAACCGACGAGGCAATGACGCCGACGCTTGACCTGTCGATCGAACTTACGGCAAATATGCTCGTGCAAACTCGGATGGCCGCGACGCTGAAAGATGCAAGAGCAAGGATCGAACAAGTGCTCAATTCGGGTGCGGCGCTTGAACGTTTTCGGCAGAACATCGAACTGCAAGGAGGCGATCCCTCGATCTGCGACAAGCCGGAAAAGCTCCTGACAAAGGGTTTGCGCAAACACGAGATCATTTCGCCATCGGGCGGTTATGTTGCTGAGATCGATGCACTCTCAGTTGGCCAAGCCGTTCGCGACATCGGCGGCGGACGTGTCAAGGCAGAGGACACTGTCGATCATGCAGTTGGCTACGAATTGTCAACAAAGATCGGTTCGAAAGTGAAAAAGGGCGACATTCTAGGCATTGTTCTCACTAGAACTGCGGCGGATGCAAAGCTCATTAGCGAAAAACTGCATAATGCGTATAAAATATCTGCGGAAATTCCAAAAATTCGAAAGCTTATACGAGCGAGGGTGTAG
- a CDS encoding BMP family ABC transporter substrate-binding protein has product MKFRTSAIFIVLLAAAALASSCVTRTEARREGCTAKVGIVFDIGGKNDRSFNAAAWEGVQRAEKELGICLYDVEPGNPTSIEPAMRAFAEKKFDLIIGVGFAQGPILQRVASDYPDVKFAIVDGVIFEADGKTPMKNVASLVFREHEGSYLVGMIAASKSKTGVLGFLGGMDIPLIHRFAQGYEEGALSVNPKMRVIRNYCGVSDSAWNNPGKGKELSLAQIEKGADVIFTAAGNSGLGAFDAVEQFGLNDQGEANRFVIGVDSNQNGVKPGFVLTSMVKRVDNAVYDVVKEVLGGQFKGGFHTFGLDKDGVAYAMDKNNEALIPADVIQKTEEAKRKIVAGEIKVTDAMAK; this is encoded by the coding sequence ATGAAGTTTCGGACATCGGCGATATTCATTGTTTTATTGGCGGCCGCTGCGTTAGCATCGTCGTGCGTTACGCGGACAGAGGCTCGCCGCGAAGGCTGCACGGCAAAGGTCGGCATCGTTTTTGACATTGGCGGCAAGAACGACCGTTCGTTCAATGCGGCGGCCTGGGAAGGCGTTCAGCGTGCGGAAAAAGAACTTGGAATCTGTCTGTACGACGTAGAACCGGGCAATCCGACCTCGATCGAACCGGCCATGCGTGCATTCGCCGAAAAGAAGTTTGATCTGATCATTGGTGTTGGTTTCGCCCAAGGGCCGATCTTGCAGAGAGTCGCCTCAGACTATCCGGATGTTAAGTTTGCGATCGTCGACGGCGTTATCTTTGAGGCGGACGGCAAAACTCCGATGAAAAATGTCGCATCACTGGTTTTTCGGGAACACGAAGGTTCGTATCTGGTCGGGATGATCGCTGCGTCAAAATCGAAGACCGGCGTTCTGGGCTTCTTGGGTGGCATGGACATTCCGCTCATCCATCGTTTTGCCCAAGGTTACGAAGAAGGTGCTCTTTCCGTTAATCCCAAAATGAGGGTGATACGCAACTATTGCGGCGTCAGCGATAGTGCCTGGAATAATCCCGGTAAAGGAAAAGAACTTTCGCTCGCACAGATAGAGAAAGGAGCGGACGTGATCTTTACGGCTGCCGGCAACTCGGGGCTTGGGGCTTTTGACGCGGTCGAACAGTTTGGTCTTAACGATCAAGGCGAAGCCAACCGTTTTGTGATCGGGGTCGATTCAAATCAAAACGGCGTCAAGCCCGGATTTGTACTCACCTCGATGGTCAAGCGCGTCGATAACGCGGTTTACGATGTCGTCAAGGAAGTGCTCGGCGGTCAATTCAAGGGCGGATTTCATACGTTCGGCCTCGACAAGGATGGCGTCGCCTATGCAATGGACAAGAACAACGAAGCACTGATCCCGGCTGATGTGATCCAAAAGACAGAAGAAGCAAAACGAAAGATCGTCGCCGGCGAGATCAAGGTGACGGATGCAATGGCGAAATAG